The following are encoded together in the Bradymonas sediminis genome:
- the recD gene encoding exodeoxyribonuclease V subunit alpha, whose translation MTQQDLFSMLMPSSTQEDATIAPAFDPASAVLPDGFYDLLVQSVAAHDLSSAMVSYARELVGLQEGLSAFEQGALTLLVLATLVEQRRGSTRLPIHSLRGAGAQPPADLQADGGRVDESRLVEIIHALVAPEDGEDTEPGAPVSDYLKCLAGLLESEACADLVGGPGDYRPLIVDGPYLYQQRMLFFEDRLLIALRQRLGLADFAVAPETVRGALAATLGAMPSAGEGRGSMQLNREQKYALLSAVYRPFTVISGGPGTGKTSIVVSVLRLLARLGVAPDEVALAAPTGKAAHRLGDAIQSHLQALPANEDGVDEQLLNELDGARTLHRLLGYSPARNDYYYHENNRLPHRVVIVDEASMIDLFLMERLLSAVEPGARLILLGDADQLPSVDAGAVFRDLVPSRVQMRSDWLALLDEEVVGAPAGSGVLASHAVRLETSYRMDPKSPAGGEILRAAKALNRGDYAELFEGDAAGVKVREGFAAIESAGVEICEPGEGTRGLDAQLINGFVEWWYGQRVANLEGFRELIFSAFEFDGEKFSPQAQGDLDRLFGHFSGFQALSITRVFGTGSEALNAALHARHMSFLGFRAGTLASGRLAVGEPIIMLRNDYERGLFNGDQGLVLDVLIHDENGRYIKSMAVFLRDGEYMPFDLAALGADLEHAYALTIHKAQGSEYNSVGIVLPHESLPLLSREILYTGMTRSRRSVLLVGAREQVEAAAKNSVRRFSGVADKLAMR comes from the coding sequence ATGACCCAACAAGACCTATTTTCGATGCTGATGCCATCTTCGACCCAAGAGGATGCGACGATCGCGCCTGCCTTCGACCCGGCGAGCGCCGTGTTGCCGGATGGGTTTTATGACTTGCTGGTTCAAAGCGTCGCGGCCCATGACTTGTCGTCGGCGATGGTCTCGTATGCCCGAGAGTTGGTGGGGTTGCAGGAGGGGTTGAGCGCGTTTGAGCAGGGGGCGTTGACGCTTCTGGTGCTCGCGACTTTGGTCGAGCAGCGCCGGGGTTCGACGCGACTTCCGATTCATTCGCTCCGTGGGGCCGGGGCGCAGCCGCCGGCTGATTTGCAGGCCGATGGTGGTCGCGTGGATGAGTCGCGATTGGTCGAAATTATCCATGCCCTGGTGGCTCCGGAAGATGGCGAAGACACCGAGCCCGGCGCGCCGGTTTCGGATTATCTAAAATGTTTGGCTGGGCTTCTCGAGAGCGAGGCCTGCGCAGATCTGGTGGGTGGTCCGGGTGATTACCGTCCGCTGATTGTCGATGGCCCCTATCTCTACCAGCAGCGGATGTTATTCTTTGAGGATCGCCTGCTGATTGCCCTTCGCCAGCGGCTTGGACTTGCTGATTTTGCTGTTGCGCCCGAGACCGTTCGCGGGGCGTTGGCGGCGACCCTTGGGGCCATGCCCAGCGCGGGAGAAGGGCGCGGGTCGATGCAGCTTAATCGGGAGCAAAAATACGCGCTTTTGAGCGCAGTTTATCGGCCATTTACGGTGATCTCGGGCGGCCCAGGAACCGGGAAGACCTCGATCGTTGTGTCGGTATTGCGCTTGCTCGCCCGACTGGGTGTGGCGCCCGATGAGGTCGCGCTGGCGGCGCCCACCGGCAAGGCAGCGCATCGGCTGGGCGATGCGATTCAATCGCATTTGCAGGCGCTGCCGGCTAATGAAGACGGCGTTGATGAACAGCTCTTAAATGAGCTGGACGGCGCGCGCACCTTGCACCGGCTGCTGGGATATTCGCCGGCGCGAAATGACTATTATTATCACGAGAATAACCGCTTGCCCCATCGGGTCGTCATCGTCGATGAGGCGTCGATGATCGATTTGTTTTTGATGGAGCGTTTGCTCAGCGCGGTGGAGCCTGGTGCGCGATTGATTTTGCTGGGCGATGCGGACCAATTGCCGTCGGTGGACGCCGGCGCGGTCTTTCGGGATCTTGTGCCGTCGCGCGTGCAGATGCGCAGCGATTGGCTGGCGTTGCTTGATGAAGAAGTCGTCGGCGCGCCAGCGGGTTCCGGAGTGTTGGCGAGCCACGCGGTTCGCCTTGAGACGAGTTATCGGATGGACCCGAAGAGCCCGGCGGGCGGCGAGATTCTGCGGGCCGCAAAGGCGCTCAACCGTGGCGACTATGCCGAACTTTTTGAGGGCGATGCGGCCGGTGTGAAGGTGCGCGAGGGCTTCGCTGCGATCGAGAGCGCCGGGGTTGAGATATGTGAGCCCGGCGAGGGGACGCGCGGGCTCGACGCCCAACTTATCAATGGTTTCGTGGAGTGGTGGTACGGCCAGCGCGTGGCGAATCTGGAGGGCTTTCGTGAGCTGATATTCAGCGCTTTTGAGTTTGACGGGGAGAAGTTTAGCCCGCAGGCTCAGGGCGATTTAGACAGGCTATTCGGGCACTTTTCCGGGTTTCAGGCGCTGAGCATCACGCGGGTTTTCGGCACCGGCTCGGAGGCGCTTAACGCCGCATTGCACGCGCGTCATATGAGCTTTCTGGGCTTCCGGGCGGGCACGCTCGCATCTGGAAGGTTGGCGGTGGGTGAGCCCATTATCATGCTGCGCAATGATTATGAGCGCGGGCTATTCAACGGTGACCAGGGGCTTGTGCTCGACGTGCTGATTCACGACGAGAACGGCCGTTACATCAAGTCGATGGCGGTGTTTTTGCGCGACGGCGAGTATATGCCCTTCGACCTGGCTGCGCTGGGCGCTGATCTGGAGCATGCGTACGCCCTGACGATTCATAAGGCGCAGGGCTCCGAATATAATAGCGTCGGCATCGTCTTGCCGCACGAATCGCTGCCGCTGTTGAGCCGCGAAATTCTGTATACGGGCATGACGCGAAGCCGCCGCTCCGTGCTGCTCGTGGGTGCCCGCGAGCAGGTCGAAGCGGCGGCGAAAAACTCGGTGCGGCGTTTCTCGGGCGTTGCCGACAAATTGGCAATGCGCTGA
- a CDS encoding PQQ-dependent sugar dehydrogenase, producing MKSLSKMNISNRIRYRYAPLILGATLGLAACKSSSKSAPKPTGEASAQTDDSGEANGSGPSTGTDGDAEQAPAPRGSDRPTDPQLAQIQLPEGFQIRMYSADVPGARSLQITPDGTLFVGSRGAGKVYALVDTNNDKRADKVHVLAEGLNNPNGVAFKDGDLYVAEIDKIWRYPEIENHLEDPPEPELISDAFPSKKHHGWKFIKFGPDGKLYIPVGAPCNICKPDPDKYANIQRMNADGSELEVFARGVRNTVGFDWHPETKELWFSDNGRDMLGDTIPPDELNHAPKAGMNFGYPYCHGKDVRDPEFGRGVDCATYVAPVQDLEAHTAALGIEFYTGEMFPATYKKQLFIAEHGSWNRSEKVGYRVTLVRLDADGNAQSYEPFATGWLQDETAWGRPVDVEVMADGSLLVSDDLRGAVYRISYKP from the coding sequence ATGAAATCACTATCGAAGATGAATATCTCCAACCGAATCCGCTACCGCTATGCGCCGCTCATATTGGGCGCCACGCTCGGGCTCGCGGCGTGTAAATCTAGCTCCAAATCGGCGCCAAAGCCCACCGGCGAGGCGTCGGCGCAGACCGACGACTCCGGCGAGGCAAACGGATCGGGCCCCTCCACAGGTACCGACGGCGACGCCGAGCAGGCGCCCGCGCCCCGCGGGAGTGACCGCCCCACAGACCCCCAACTCGCACAGATTCAGCTGCCCGAGGGCTTTCAAATTCGGATGTACTCCGCGGATGTCCCCGGCGCGCGCTCCCTGCAAATCACCCCCGACGGCACCCTCTTTGTAGGCAGTCGCGGCGCGGGAAAGGTCTATGCCCTGGTCGACACAAACAATGACAAGCGCGCGGACAAAGTCCACGTGCTCGCCGAGGGGTTGAATAACCCCAACGGCGTCGCATTCAAAGACGGCGATCTCTATGTGGCTGAGATCGATAAGATCTGGCGCTACCCCGAAATCGAAAATCACCTGGAGGACCCGCCCGAGCCCGAGCTCATCAGCGACGCGTTTCCCAGCAAAAAACACCACGGCTGGAAATTCATCAAATTTGGCCCGGACGGAAAGCTCTATATTCCCGTCGGCGCGCCCTGCAATATTTGCAAGCCCGACCCGGATAAATACGCCAATATCCAGCGCATGAATGCGGACGGCAGCGAGCTCGAGGTATTCGCGCGTGGCGTTCGAAATACGGTGGGATTTGATTGGCACCCGGAGACCAAGGAGTTGTGGTTCAGCGATAATGGCCGCGATATGCTCGGCGATACGATTCCGCCCGATGAGCTTAATCATGCGCCCAAAGCTGGCATGAATTTTGGCTATCCCTATTGTCACGGAAAAGACGTTCGGGACCCGGAGTTTGGCCGCGGCGTGGATTGCGCGACCTATGTCGCGCCGGTTCAGGATTTAGAGGCGCACACCGCCGCGCTCGGGATCGAGTTTTATACCGGCGAGATGTTTCCTGCGACCTATAAAAAGCAGCTCTTTATCGCCGAGCACGGGTCATGGAATCGCAGCGAAAAGGTCGGCTACCGCGTCACCCTGGTGCGCTTGGATGCCGACGGCAACGCCCAGAGCTACGAGCCCTTCGCCACCGGTTGGCTGCAAGATGAGACCGCCTGGGGCCGCCCGGTCGACGTCGAAGTGATGGCCGACGGCTCCCTTCTGGTCTCCGATGATCTGCGCGGAGCCGTCTACCGAATCTCCTATAAGCCGTGA
- a CDS encoding malate dehydrogenase, whose amino-acid sequence MTTPIRVAVTGPAGSIGYSLLFRIASGSMLGPDTPIILQLVEIPRAMQALEGVAMELDDGAFDLLAGIELYDNPNDGFKDANICMLVGGMPRGKGMVRADLVEANGPIFTGQGKAINDHAADDVRVMVVGNPCNTNALIAMHSAPDVPNERFTAMTRLDQNRGKALLAKKAGVSVSDISNLAIFGNHSNTMYPHFFDTKINGKLVPDVISDHKWLEEDFISTVQGRGKAIIEARGASSAASAASAAVDHVRSWFTETPKDDFVSMAVPSTGAYGIEEGLIFSYPVRCDGKGSYEIVENLELNDFAIEKLKVTEAQLKEEREIVKHLLK is encoded by the coding sequence ATGACCACGCCCATTCGCGTTGCAGTCACCGGCCCCGCCGGTTCGATCGGTTACTCGCTTCTTTTCCGAATTGCTTCCGGCAGCATGCTCGGCCCGGATACGCCGATTATCCTGCAACTCGTCGAGATTCCGCGGGCGATGCAAGCTCTGGAAGGCGTGGCCATGGAGTTGGACGACGGGGCGTTTGATCTGCTCGCGGGTATCGAGCTCTACGACAACCCCAACGACGGTTTCAAAGACGCTAATATCTGCATGCTCGTCGGCGGAATGCCGCGCGGCAAAGGCATGGTTCGCGCCGACCTCGTTGAAGCCAACGGTCCGATCTTCACCGGTCAGGGCAAAGCGATCAACGACCACGCCGCCGATGACGTGCGCGTTATGGTCGTCGGAAACCCCTGCAATACCAACGCGTTGATCGCGATGCATAGCGCGCCGGATGTTCCGAACGAGCGCTTCACCGCGATGACCCGCCTGGACCAGAATCGCGGCAAGGCGCTGCTCGCCAAAAAGGCCGGCGTGAGCGTCTCGGATATCTCGAACCTCGCGATTTTCGGCAACCACTCCAACACCATGTACCCGCACTTCTTCGACACCAAGATCAACGGTAAGTTGGTCCCCGACGTCATCTCGGACCACAAATGGCTCGAAGAGGACTTCATCTCGACCGTTCAGGGGCGTGGCAAAGCCATCATCGAAGCCCGCGGTGCATCCTCGGCTGCAAGCGCGGCGAGCGCAGCGGTTGACCACGTGCGCAGCTGGTTCACCGAGACGCCCAAAGACGACTTTGTCTCGATGGCCGTTCCGTCCACCGGCGCCTACGGCATCGAAGAGGGACTCATCTTCTCGTACCCGGTTCGCTGCGACGGCAAAGGGAGCTACGAGATCGTCGAGAATCTCGAGCTCAACGACTTCGCTATCGAGAAGCTCAAGGTGACCGAAGCTCAGCTCAAAGAAGAGCGCGAGATCGTGAAGCACCTGTTGAAATAA
- a CDS encoding permease encodes MELSLSIVALAFGPLLFPVVKRHPQFLCGMDGFVFVSILGLSLFHLMPAAIEHAGWWTLLAAVAGILGPFIFGRNLHHLGQRKVHNIFILIAVAGLGLHAMIDGAAIFHGTQGGHLEHVGHSHGMAEDVRFGGMVAAVLIHRVPMSLLIWWSLQPRMGNIIASAALGILGIATVAGYWVGGEVMITPVIMGYLIAFVAGSLMHVVGHDTASELIPRHCQDRWHATYSAMGGALAAVGLLYFGHLHDFDNAWARFSSIFIAAAPALLVGFTLGGLMETSFGSTVLNRFRGKTSFGSAFRGVFFGTPIPICSCGVETVYEDLCRRGIPIAAAVAFLVAAPSITLDSLALSIKLLGVELTVARLLFTVLVALVVAMLVVFWGAKNEAPEQPTEASEVMDKLSLGAHARESLAKGWVEQIDHVAPWIVVGFAAVALSWPLVQNGLFDALPAALEVVVLTLLATPFYLNASGLTAMAAAMLAGGVSLGAVLAMLVASPSLNIAALVLLKKLHGARTMWLVLGGGLATIMVFGFLFNLAQPDSLNPVALSLPTEVFLGEHSALEYTAAAILTALFLLSYLRMGPRGMLLQLMPVGHHHMHDHGHDEEDHEHDHADDDHCHHH; translated from the coding sequence GTGGAATTATCTCTGAGTATTGTGGCGCTTGCCTTCGGACCGCTTCTCTTTCCGGTGGTTAAGCGCCACCCGCAGTTCTTGTGTGGGATGGATGGCTTCGTATTCGTGTCGATTCTGGGCTTGAGTCTTTTTCACCTCATGCCCGCCGCCATCGAACACGCTGGGTGGTGGACTCTGCTCGCCGCGGTTGCCGGAATTCTTGGCCCGTTTATCTTCGGCCGAAACCTGCATCACCTCGGCCAGCGCAAGGTCCATAATATCTTCATCCTCATCGCGGTCGCGGGCCTTGGCTTGCACGCGATGATCGACGGGGCCGCGATCTTCCACGGCACCCAAGGCGGCCACCTCGAGCATGTTGGGCATTCGCATGGTATGGCCGAGGACGTGCGCTTTGGGGGCATGGTGGCGGCGGTGCTCATCCACCGCGTGCCGATGTCCCTGCTGATCTGGTGGTCGCTGCAACCGCGGATGGGAAATATCATCGCGTCCGCCGCGCTGGGCATCTTGGGCATCGCCACCGTCGCCGGGTATTGGGTCGGCGGTGAGGTCATGATTACGCCCGTCATCATGGGCTATCTTATCGCCTTCGTCGCCGGCAGCCTGATGCATGTGGTCGGCCACGACACCGCCAGCGAGTTAATCCCGCGCCACTGCCAGGACCGCTGGCACGCAACCTATTCGGCGATGGGTGGGGCGCTCGCAGCGGTCGGGTTGCTCTATTTTGGGCATCTCCATGATTTCGATAATGCCTGGGCTCGGTTCTCCAGCATCTTTATCGCCGCGGCGCCGGCCCTCCTGGTCGGTTTTACGCTCGGCGGCTTGATGGAGACGAGCTTTGGCAGCACGGTGCTCAATCGCTTCCGGGGCAAGACAAGCTTTGGCAGCGCGTTTCGCGGCGTCTTCTTTGGCACACCGATTCCGATTTGCTCTTGCGGTGTCGAGACGGTCTACGAAGACCTCTGCCGGCGCGGAATTCCGATCGCCGCAGCGGTTGCGTTCCTCGTGGCCGCGCCGTCGATTACGCTCGATTCGTTGGCCCTATCGATAAAGCTTTTGGGGGTTGAGTTAACGGTCGCAAGACTGCTCTTCACGGTCCTCGTGGCGCTCGTGGTCGCGATGCTCGTGGTCTTCTGGGGCGCAAAAAACGAGGCGCCCGAGCAGCCCACCGAGGCGTCCGAGGTGATGGATAAACTCAGCCTCGGCGCGCACGCCCGAGAGTCGTTGGCCAAAGGTTGGGTTGAGCAGATTGACCACGTCGCGCCCTGGATTGTCGTTGGTTTTGCCGCGGTCGCGCTGAGCTGGCCCCTGGTGCAGAACGGTCTTTTCGACGCGCTTCCCGCTGCCCTCGAAGTGGTCGTGTTAACCCTCTTGGCCACACCGTTTTACCTCAACGCCTCCGGTCTCACCGCGATGGCCGCGGCGATGCTCGCCGGCGGCGTCTCACTTGGCGCGGTCCTGGCGATGCTGGTGGCGAGTCCGTCGCTGAATATCGCAGCGCTGGTGCTGCTCAAGAAGTTACACGGCGCCCGCACCATGTGGCTCGTCCTGGGCGGCGGCCTTGCCACGATTATGGTCTTTGGATTCCTCTTCAACCTGGCTCAGCCCGACAGCCTCAACCCGGTCGCGCTGTCACTGCCGACCGAGGTCTTCCTCGGCGAGCATTCAGCCCTCGAATACACCGCCGCCGCGATCCTCACCGCGCTCTTTTTGCTCTCCTATCTGCGCATGGGACCCCGCGGGATGCTTCTGCAATTGATGCCGGTCGGCCATCATCATATGCACGACCACGGTCATGATGAGGAAGACCACGAGCATGATCACGCCGATGACGACCACTGTCATCATCATTGA
- a CDS encoding HPF/RaiA family ribosome-associated protein, whose product MKTPLELSFTNLTPSEPLKERVYARVARLERFFQGIIACRVFIEISNKSPHNIQDYSVRIALTVPGQEIAVSANPRPNERGHRDAYVAIRDAFDTAERRLKDYSARLREARKTPTPTEEPVAVVTRLFPERGYGFLEDPGGREIYFHQNAVINQGFDKLNIGAGVQFDEGSGLDGPQATRVRTI is encoded by the coding sequence ATGAAAACACCGCTGGAGCTATCCTTCACGAACCTCACTCCTTCTGAGCCCCTCAAGGAGCGTGTCTATGCGCGGGTCGCGCGACTGGAGCGCTTTTTTCAGGGCATCATCGCGTGCCGCGTTTTTATCGAAATCTCAAATAAAAGCCCCCATAATATCCAAGACTATTCGGTGCGCATCGCCCTGACCGTGCCGGGTCAGGAGATCGCGGTTTCGGCCAATCCTCGCCCCAACGAGCGGGGCCACCGCGACGCCTACGTGGCGATTCGCGACGCCTTCGACACCGCCGAACGCCGGCTTAAGGACTATAGCGCGCGCTTGCGCGAGGCGCGCAAAACGCCCACGCCCACCGAGGAGCCGGTGGCGGTCGTCACCCGCCTCTTCCCCGAGCGTGGCTACGGATTTCTCGAAGACCCGGGCGGCCGCGAGATTTACTTTCACCAGAACGCGGTCATCAACCAGGGATTCGACAAATTAAATATCGGCGCCGGCGTCCAATTCGATGAAGGCAGCGGCCTCGATGGCCCGCAGGCAACGCGGGTTCGCACGATTTAG
- the uvrA gene encoding excinuclease ABC subunit UvrA yields the protein MKSATPSKKSARRASQKSIIVEGARAHNLQNVDLTIPKRKLVVFTGPSGSGKSSLAFDTIYAEGRRRYVESLSTYARQFLGQMDKPEYDMISGLSPTISIEQKTSSNNPRSTVGTVTELHDHLRVLYARLGQQHCHKCGTPVSAMSRDAIVEQVLSLPEGTRFMVLAPLVRNRKGEYRELFDDLRHDGFTRVRIDGEIRLLEEVEKVALHTRHHIEVVVDRLIAKPDKIQRITDSVELALSTAEGQCIVAIPPDKDAPDAPANEQLYSTQRACAACNIAYDELTHQSFSFNTPLGMCPDCSGSGITMQVETAALIIDPKKSLRGGVIEAIGPDPDTERGERFGYAEEVEKIWPQLKTTAKAHDIDLDLPWHKLSKTAQKTIFEGPKEAKKKGYKGFPGIVSFVNKARKKAKKKATRDFFDEFRQPAPCPGCEGSRLRPESRAVFFKGKPLSEVNALDIEQALAFFEGIELEGREAIIGTELLEEIRERFGFLLNVGLSYLSLGRGTATLSGGEAQRIRLASQLGSELSGVLYVLDEPSIGLHPRDHRRLLETLESLRDQGNSVLVVEHDRDTMEHADLLVDFGPGAGRDGGEIVAYGSLEEFKKSENSLTADYLAGRKEIAVPETRRPTDGPCVSIRGARHHNLKSIDVDFPIGTFICVTGVSGAGKSSLVNETLYPAVARKVFFKHRTVGEHDEIEGLHHFDKVIRIDQSPIGRTPRSNPATYTKAFDHIRDMFTNLPEARMYGFDKGRFSFNVKEGRCAECKGQGVQVVEMSFLSDVYVPCPACHGGRFDPTTLRIKYRGHSINDVLNMTIAEAAELFDKHPKISRILQTLLDVGLDYIQLGQPSPTLSGGEAQRVKLSRELAKIATGETLYILDEPSTGLHFHDISRLLKVVDKLVDAGNTVVIIEHNTDIIKSADYLIDIGPEGGIGGGQLIAQGTPEEVAKVEGSYTGKFLREELG from the coding sequence GTGAAATCTGCGACGCCCTCTAAAAAGAGCGCGCGCCGCGCCAGCCAAAAGTCGATCATCGTGGAGGGTGCGCGCGCGCATAACCTGCAAAATGTCGACCTGACGATTCCCAAGCGCAAACTCGTGGTCTTCACCGGCCCGAGCGGCTCAGGCAAGTCGAGCCTGGCATTTGACACCATTTATGCCGAGGGCCGCCGGCGCTATGTCGAGAGCCTGTCGACCTACGCGCGCCAATTCCTCGGGCAGATGGATAAGCCCGAATACGACATGATCTCGGGGTTGAGCCCGACGATTTCGATCGAGCAAAAGACCTCGTCGAATAACCCGCGCAGTACCGTCGGCACGGTCACCGAATTGCACGACCACCTGCGCGTGCTCTACGCGCGCCTGGGCCAGCAGCATTGCCATAAATGTGGCACGCCCGTGAGCGCGATGTCGCGCGATGCGATCGTCGAGCAGGTGCTGTCGCTGCCGGAGGGCACCCGCTTTATGGTGCTCGCGCCGCTGGTGCGAAACCGCAAAGGTGAGTACCGGGAGCTCTTCGACGACCTGCGCCACGACGGGTTCACCCGAGTGCGCATCGACGGCGAGATTCGCCTGCTCGAAGAGGTCGAGAAGGTCGCGCTGCACACGCGCCATCATATCGAGGTGGTCGTCGACCGACTCATCGCCAAGCCCGACAAAATTCAGCGCATCACCGACTCCGTTGAGCTCGCCCTGTCGACCGCCGAGGGCCAGTGCATCGTCGCGATCCCGCCGGATAAAGACGCGCCCGACGCCCCGGCCAACGAGCAGCTCTATAGCACGCAACGCGCCTGCGCGGCGTGCAATATCGCCTACGACGAGCTCACTCATCAGAGCTTCTCGTTTAACACCCCGCTGGGCATGTGCCCGGATTGCTCCGGCAGCGGCATCACGATGCAGGTCGAGACGGCGGCGCTGATTATCGACCCCAAAAAGTCGCTGCGCGGCGGGGTCATCGAGGCCATCGGCCCGGACCCCGACACCGAGCGTGGCGAGCGATTTGGCTACGCCGAAGAGGTCGAGAAGATCTGGCCGCAGCTTAAAACGACGGCCAAGGCCCACGATATCGACCTCGATCTTCCCTGGCATAAGCTGTCGAAGACGGCTCAAAAGACCATCTTTGAGGGCCCGAAAGAGGCCAAAAAGAAGGGCTATAAGGGGTTCCCGGGCATCGTGTCGTTTGTGAATAAGGCGCGCAAAAAAGCCAAGAAAAAGGCGACGCGCGACTTCTTCGACGAGTTTCGCCAACCCGCCCCGTGCCCAGGCTGCGAGGGGTCGCGCCTTCGCCCGGAGAGCCGCGCGGTCTTCTTTAAGGGCAAACCCTTAAGCGAGGTCAACGCCCTGGACATCGAGCAGGCGCTCGCCTTTTTCGAGGGCATCGAACTCGAGGGGCGCGAGGCGATCATCGGCACCGAGCTGCTCGAAGAGATCCGTGAGCGCTTTGGATTCTTGCTCAACGTGGGGTTGAGTTATCTGTCGCTGGGACGTGGCACTGCGACCCTGTCGGGCGGCGAGGCCCAGCGCATTCGGCTCGCCAGCCAGCTTGGCAGTGAGCTGTCGGGGGTCTTGTACGTCCTGGATGAGCCGTCGATCGGGCTGCACCCGCGGGACCATCGCCGACTTCTCGAGACCCTCGAGAGCCTGCGCGACCAGGGCAACTCCGTGCTGGTCGTCGAGCATGATCGCGACACCATGGAGCACGCGGATTTGCTGGTTGATTTCGGCCCCGGCGCCGGCCGAGACGGCGGCGAAATCGTCGCCTACGGCTCGCTCGAAGAGTTCAAAAAGAGCGAGAACTCGCTGACCGCCGACTATCTGGCCGGGCGAAAGGAGATCGCGGTTCCCGAGACGCGCCGCCCCACCGACGGCCCCTGCGTGTCGATCCGCGGCGCGCGCCACCACAACCTCAAGAGCATCGACGTCGACTTTCCCATCGGCACCTTTATCTGTGTGACGGGCGTATCCGGCGCGGGCAAAAGCTCGCTGGTCAACGAGACGCTCTACCCGGCGGTCGCCCGCAAGGTATTCTTCAAGCACCGCACGGTCGGCGAGCACGATGAGATCGAAGGACTTCACCATTTCGACAAAGTTATTCGCATCGACCAATCCCCGATCGGGCGCACCCCGCGCAGCAACCCGGCGACCTATACCAAGGCATTCGACCATATCCGCGATATGTTCACGAACCTGCCCGAAGCCCGCATGTACGGCTTCGACAAGGGGCGCTTCAGCTTTAACGTGAAGGAAGGGCGCTGCGCGGAGTGCAAAGGTCAGGGCGTGCAGGTCGTCGAGATGAGCTTCTTATCCGACGTCTACGTCCCCTGCCCGGCGTGTCACGGCGGCAGGTTTGACCCGACCACGCTGCGCATCAAATACCGCGGTCATAGCATCAATGACGTGCTCAATATGACCATCGCCGAGGCCGCCGAGCTCTTCGACAAACACCCGAAGATCTCGCGCATCCTGCAAACCCTGCTCGACGTCGGCCTCGACTATATCCAGCTCGGCCAGCCCTCCCCAACCCTGTCGGGCGGCGAGGCCCAGCGGGTGAAGTTGTCGCGCGAGCTGGCAAAAATCGCCACCGGCGAGACGCTCTATATCCTGGACGAGCCGTCGACCGGGCTGCACTTCCACGACATCAGCCGCCTGCTCAAAGTCGTCGATAAGCTCGTCGACGCCGGCAACACGGTGGTCATCATCGAGCACAACACCGACATCATTAAGAGCGCGGATTACCTCATCGACATCGGCCCGGAGGGCGGCATCGGCGGCGGTCAATTGATCGCCCAGGGCACGCCCGAAGAGGTCGCGAAGGTTGAGGGGAGTTATACTGGTAAGTTTTTGAGGGAGGAGTTGGGATAA
- the glpX gene encoding class II fructose-bisphosphatase — protein MQRNLALELVRVTEAAAIASARTMGQGNSHNSDHQAVSAMRAAFDSLEINGTVVIGEGERDEAPMLFIGEQVGRQHAEDPGMDIALDPLEGTDLCAQGRPGAISVVAMGPKGNMLNAPDIYMNKIAVGPAGRGIIDIDKTPTENLHALAKAKGVQVHELTAIILDRSRHDELIEEIRKAGARIKLIPDGDVHAAIATCDPETGLDILFGVGGAPEGVLAAAALQCVGGDIQGRLIFRNDQEMARAQRVMGEDADIHRKLKIDDLAHGELVFAATGITTGEMLRGVRFWADGCETHSVVMRSASGTVRTVEARHDFTRKPHYTHEGLHESMAEKEKNITLGTSAFAADK, from the coding sequence ATGCAGCGTAATCTCGCGTTAGAGTTAGTACGGGTCACCGAAGCGGCCGCTATTGCCTCCGCCCGCACCATGGGCCAGGGAAATAGCCACAACAGCGATCATCAGGCCGTCAGCGCGATGCGCGCGGCGTTTGACTCGTTGGAGATCAACGGAACGGTCGTCATCGGTGAGGGAGAGCGCGATGAGGCTCCGATGCTGTTCATCGGCGAGCAAGTCGGGCGCCAGCACGCAGAAGATCCGGGGATGGATATCGCGTTGGACCCGCTCGAAGGCACCGACCTCTGCGCGCAGGGGCGCCCCGGCGCGATCTCGGTCGTGGCGATGGGGCCCAAGGGCAATATGCTCAACGCGCCCGATATCTATATGAATAAAATCGCGGTAGGCCCTGCCGGCCGTGGCATCATCGACATCGATAAGACGCCCACCGAAAACCTGCATGCCCTCGCCAAGGCGAAGGGCGTGCAGGTGCATGAGTTGACCGCGATTATTTTGGACCGCTCGCGCCATGACGAGTTGATCGAAGAGATTCGCAAGGCGGGCGCGCGTATTAAATTGATCCCCGACGGTGACGTCCACGCGGCGATCGCGACCTGCGACCCGGAGACCGGCCTCGACATTCTCTTCGGTGTGGGCGGGGCGCCCGAGGGTGTCCTGGCTGCGGCCGCGTTGCAATGCGTCGGTGGAGATATCCAGGGGCGTTTGATCTTCCGCAACGACCAGGAGATGGCGCGCGCGCAGCGAGTCATGGGCGAAGACGCCGATATTCACAGAAAGCTCAAGATCGACGACCTCGCCCACGGAGAACTCGTCTTCGCGGCGACCGGAATCACGACCGGTGAGATGCTTCGCGGGGTGCGTTTCTGGGCGGACGGGTGTGAGACCCACTCGGTCGTGATGCGCTCGGCCTCCGGCACGGTGCGGACCGTCGAGGCGCGCCATGATTTCACGCGCAAGCCTCATTATACCCATGAGGGCCTTCACGAGAGCATGGCCGAGAAAGAGAAGAATATTACCCTGGGTACGTCGGCTTTTGCTGCTGATAAATAA